CGCAGGCGCGTCGATGAACGAGGCGCTGGCGCACAGGGCCCCAAAGACGAAGGAGCTGCCTATGTCCAGCCCGATCAACTGCGCCAGCGTAACCCCGACTATTCCATTAAAAGCCGGTACCAAGGTGCCAAAGCCGAGCATGAACCAGCCCACCTCACGAAAGGCGCGTATGTGGCGCGCCGCCGTCATGCCCATCTCGAGCAAGAAAAGCATCAAAATGCCGCGGAACAGGTCGTCGTAAAAAGGAGCAATCCGCTCCCATTGCGAATCGCTGGTCAAGGCACCGATGGCAATGCCGCCGCCAAGCAAGATGATGCCGCGCCCGCGCAACGTGTCGAGCAGCAGTTCGCCTACGCGAATCTGGTTTTTGTTTCCTGGATTGTTGGCCGCCAGTTCGCGCGCCATGGCCACGCGCGCGATCAGCAGCGAAAAGATGATGGCAAACTCCATCAGCGCCACCATCGCCACCATGTAGCCGGCGGCTGGGGTGCCCATGGCAGTGGCCAGGGTAAGCGAGGAGAAAAAGGTGGCGGTCGAGACCGAGCCGTAGTGCGCCGCCAGCGCCGCCGCGTTGCTGATGTCAAAGCGCCCCAGCAGCCGCGTTACTGAATAGACAAAAAGCGGTATGGCCAAGACCATGAACAGCGTCAGCCCGATCAGGGGGAGGAGCCCGCCTAGGTCGGCCTGCGCAAGCTCGCGCCCGCCCTCGAGACCGATGGAAAACAGCAAGTAGATCGCCAGCAGGCTGACTACTGCAGCAGGCAGCTCGAGTTCGCTGCGCAAAAAACCCGCAATTGCCCCCAAAACGAAGGCCAGGATGATGGGCTGGATGAGGTTGGCGATGAGTAAGTCGAAGCCAGGCATGGTGTCACTTTCAGTTGTTGCTCAGGGCAGTTGCGCATTAGACCGATGATGATGATTCAGGTAAAGTCATAAATAATTTATAGTCGAGTAAGGTGAAAATTAACCATGACCGCTGGCCCAAACTGAGCCGACGCAAAAGGCTGGGCTTAGAATGAGCGCCAGCCGCTGGGGCGCACGCAGGGCCAGTCTTGCGCGCCCACGCCCGCGCTTGCCTTGTCTGACCACCTCGCCACGTTGGAGGCAACACACCTATGGCCCGCACCCCCTCGACCATGCGTGCGCTGGGCAGCGCCGCACCCGATTTCTCTTTGCCCGAGCCGCTCAGCGGGCGCTTGGTGCAGCGGTCTGGCTTCAGCGGCCAGCCGCTGCTGGTGCTGTACACCTGCAACCACTGCCCGTTTGTGCTGCACATCCTCGACGAGCTGGTGCGGCTGCTCAACCACTACCAGGCCCAGGGCTTGGCGGTGGTGGCGATCAACGCCAACGACGTGACGCGCTACCCCGACGACGCGCCCGACCAAATGGCGCAACTGGCGCAGCGCAGCGGCTTTGCTTTTCCCTACCTCTACGATGAAACGCAGGCGGTGGCGCAGGCTTACCAAGCCGCCTGCACGCCCGATTTTTTCCTCTACGACGCGGCGCACCGGCTGGTCTATCGCGGTCAGTTCGACGACGCCCGCCCCGGCAACGGCGTGCCGGTTACGGGGCAGGACTTGCGCGCCGCCATCGAGGCCGTGCTGGCTGGGCGCGCCCCCGTGGCCGAGCAGCGCCCCAGTCTGGGCTGCAACATCAAGTGGAAGCCGGGCCACGAGCCGCAATGAATTCGGGTCGCGCCTCGGGCAGCCTCAAGCTCAACGCCTTGCAAGGCACGCGCCTGCTCAGTCTGGCGCTGAATCTGCCCGGTCCAGCGGCCTTGCAGCGCCTGCATGCCATGGGGGCGCGCTGCACCCAGGTGCTGCCGCCCAGCGGCGACCCGATGGCGCAGTACAGCCCACGGGCGCAGCAACAGCTGTGCCGCGGCATCTGGCAGACCACGCTCGACCTCAAAAGCCCCGTCGGTCAGCGCCGCTTGCACGCCCTGTTGGGGCGCGCCGATGTGCTGCTCACGTCCTTTAGGCCCGCCGCCTTGCGCCGCCTCGGCCTCGAGGCGGCCGCGTTGCGCGCGCGTTACCCCAAGCTGTGCACGGTGGCCATCGTCGGGGCAGCGGGTGCGCGCGCCGACGAGCCCGGCCACGACCTGAGCTACCAGGCCGAGGCCGGGCTGGTGCCGGGGCTCGAGATGCCCGTGAGCCTGCTGGCCGACATGGCCGGGGCCCTGCTGGCCAGCGAGGCGGTGCTGCAGGTGCTGGCACAGC
This sequence is a window from Serpentinimonas maccroryi. Protein-coding genes within it:
- a CDS encoding CoA transferase, which produces MNSGRASGSLKLNALQGTRLLSLALNLPGPAALQRLHAMGARCTQVLPPSGDPMAQYSPRAQQQLCRGIWQTTLDLKSPVGQRRLHALLGRADVLLTSFRPAALRRLGLEAAALRARYPKLCTVAIVGAAGARADEPGHDLSYQAEAGLVPGLEMPVSLLADMAGALLASEAVLQVLAQRQRSGSGAHREVSLTEAAHWLALPRQWGLTSTGALLGGGQATYRIYPCLDGRVALAALEPHFAAALARLVGLAGPGGAAAAPDWGSAQAHRAVAAFMAQRSCAQLEQLAMTHDLPLHILPVG
- a CDS encoding thioredoxin family protein, producing the protein MARTPSTMRALGSAAPDFSLPEPLSGRLVQRSGFSGQPLLVLYTCNHCPFVLHILDELVRLLNHYQAQGLAVVAINANDVTRYPDDAPDQMAQLAQRSGFAFPYLYDETQAVAQAYQAACTPDFFLYDAAHRLVYRGQFDDARPGNGVPVTGQDLRAAIEAVLAGRAPVAEQRPSLGCNIKWKPGHEPQ
- a CDS encoding sodium-dependent bicarbonate transport family permease; the encoded protein is MPGFDLLIANLIQPIILAFVLGAIAGFLRSELELPAAVVSLLAIYLLFSIGLEGGRELAQADLGGLLPLIGLTLFMVLAIPLFVYSVTRLLGRFDISNAAALAAHYGSVSTATFFSSLTLATAMGTPAAGYMVAMVALMEFAIIFSLLIARVAMARELAANNPGNKNQIRVGELLLDTLRGRGIILLGGGIAIGALTSDSQWERIAPFYDDLFRGILMLFLLEMGMTAARHIRAFREVGWFMLGFGTLVPAFNGIVGVTLAQLIGLDIGSSFVFGALCASASFIDAPAACRASLPEANPGIYLTSSLGITLPFNLLLGLPLFYSYALWLYNFT